The following coding sequences lie in one Peromyscus maniculatus bairdii isolate BWxNUB_F1_BW_parent chromosome 3, HU_Pman_BW_mat_3.1, whole genome shotgun sequence genomic window:
- the LOC102920499 gene encoding histone-lysine N-methyltransferase SETMAR isoform X2: MSAEAVEKRSFGIAAAEEESAALIEQDVARGLENFAVRVWPRGAGPRPKPFQNAEGNKPVCLHRGLCGAKDGTRGLLHAELYTPDHVAGPGADIDPTQITFPGCACIKTPCHPGTCSCLRHENNYDDNLCLRDIGLEAKYAKPVFECNVLCHCGEHCRNRVVQNGLQFCLQVFQTDKKGWGLQTLEPIPKGRFVCEYAGEILGFSEVQRRIHLQTTHDPNYIIAIREHIYNGQVMETFVDPTYIGNIGRFLNHSCEPNLLMIPVRIDSMVPKLALFAARDILPGEELSYDYSGRFLNQISSKDKERIDHEQLRKPQLRKPCYCGAPSCATFLPYDSSLYCPLGKPDTS, from the exons ATGTCTGCGGAAGCTGTGGAGAAACGTTCCTTCGGGATAGCAGCAGCTGAGGAGGAATCTGCGGCCCTGATAGAACAAGATGTAGCGCGCGGCCTGGAGAACTTTGCTGTGAGAGTGTGGCCTCGGGGGGCGGGCCCCAGGCCTAAGCCTTTCCAG AATGCTGAGGGCAACAAGCCTGTGTGCCTCCACCGTGGATTATGTGGTGCGAAGGATGGAACCcggggcctcctgcatgctgagctg TATACTCCTGATCACGTGGCTGGGCCTGGAGCAGACATCGACCCCACACAGATAACCTTTCCTGGGTGTGCTTGTATCAAAACTCCGTGTCACCCTGGCACTTGCTCCTGTCTCCGCCATGAGAACAACTATGATGACAATCTGTGCCTCAGAGACATAGGATTGGAAGCAAAGTACGCCAAACCAGTTTTCGAATGCAATGTCCTCTGCCATTGCGGTGAACACTGTAGAAACAGGGTGGTCCAGAATGGTCTGCAGTTCTGTCTCCAGGTGTTCCAAACGGATAAAAAGGGCTGGGGACTTCAGACCTTGGAACCTATACCCAAGGGAAGATTTGTCTGTGAGTATGCTGGGGAGATTTTAGGGTTCTCTGAAGTACAGAGAAGAATTCACCTACAAACAACACATGACCCAAATTACATCATCGCCATCAGGGAGCACATTTATAATGGACAGGTCATGGAAACTTTTGTTGACCCTACCTACATAGGAAATATTGGGAGATTCCTGAATCATTCTTGCGAACCAAACCTGTTGATGATTCCTGTCCGAATTGACTCAATGGTACCTAAGCTGGCACTTTTTGCAGCCAGAGATATTTTACCAGGAGAAGAACTCTCTTATGACTATTCAGGAAGATTCCTTAATCAAATAAGCAGTAAAGACAAAGAAAGGATAGATCATGAACAACTGAGAAAGCCACAACTAAGAAAGCCTTGTTACTGTGGTGCCCCATCATGTGCCACCTTCTTGCCCTATGACAGTTCACTATACTGCCCCTTAGGAAAACCAGACACCAGTTAG
- the LOC102920499 gene encoding histone-lysine N-methyltransferase SETMAR isoform X3 gives MSAEAVEKRSFGIAAAEEESAALIEQDVARGLENFAVRVWPRGAGPRPKPFQYTPDHVAGPGADIDPTQITFPGCACIKTPCHPGTCSCLRHENNYDDNLCLRDIGLEAKYAKPVFECNVLCHCGEHCRNRVVQNGLQFCLQVFQTDKKGWGLQTLEPIPKGRFVCEYAGEILGFSEVQRRIHLQTTHDPNYIIAIREHIYNGQVMETFVDPTYIGNIGRFLNHSCEPNLLMIPVRIDSMVPKLALFAARDILPGEELSYDYSGRFLNQISSKDKERIDHEQLRKPQLRKPCYCGAPSCATFLPYDSSLYCPLGKPDTS, from the exons ATGTCTGCGGAAGCTGTGGAGAAACGTTCCTTCGGGATAGCAGCAGCTGAGGAGGAATCTGCGGCCCTGATAGAACAAGATGTAGCGCGCGGCCTGGAGAACTTTGCTGTGAGAGTGTGGCCTCGGGGGGCGGGCCCCAGGCCTAAGCCTTTCCAG TATACTCCTGATCACGTGGCTGGGCCTGGAGCAGACATCGACCCCACACAGATAACCTTTCCTGGGTGTGCTTGTATCAAAACTCCGTGTCACCCTGGCACTTGCTCCTGTCTCCGCCATGAGAACAACTATGATGACAATCTGTGCCTCAGAGACATAGGATTGGAAGCAAAGTACGCCAAACCAGTTTTCGAATGCAATGTCCTCTGCCATTGCGGTGAACACTGTAGAAACAGGGTGGTCCAGAATGGTCTGCAGTTCTGTCTCCAGGTGTTCCAAACGGATAAAAAGGGCTGGGGACTTCAGACCTTGGAACCTATACCCAAGGGAAGATTTGTCTGTGAGTATGCTGGGGAGATTTTAGGGTTCTCTGAAGTACAGAGAAGAATTCACCTACAAACAACACATGACCCAAATTACATCATCGCCATCAGGGAGCACATTTATAATGGACAGGTCATGGAAACTTTTGTTGACCCTACCTACATAGGAAATATTGGGAGATTCCTGAATCATTCTTGCGAACCAAACCTGTTGATGATTCCTGTCCGAATTGACTCAATGGTACCTAAGCTGGCACTTTTTGCAGCCAGAGATATTTTACCAGGAGAAGAACTCTCTTATGACTATTCAGGAAGATTCCTTAATCAAATAAGCAGTAAAGACAAAGAAAGGATAGATCATGAACAACTGAGAAAGCCACAACTAAGAAAGCCTTGTTACTGTGGTGCCCCATCATGTGCCACCTTCTTGCCCTATGACAGTTCACTATACTGCCCCTTAGGAAAACCAGACACCAGTTAG
- the LOC102920499 gene encoding histone-lysine N-methyltransferase SETMAR isoform X4, giving the protein MSAEAVEKRSFGIAAAEEESAALIEQDVARGLENFAYTPDHVAGPGADIDPTQITFPGCACIKTPCHPGTCSCLRHENNYDDNLCLRDIGLEAKYAKPVFECNVLCHCGEHCRNRVVQNGLQFCLQVFQTDKKGWGLQTLEPIPKGRFVCEYAGEILGFSEVQRRIHLQTTHDPNYIIAIREHIYNGQVMETFVDPTYIGNIGRFLNHSCEPNLLMIPVRIDSMVPKLALFAARDILPGEELSYDYSGRFLNQISSKDKERIDHEQLRKPQLRKPCYCGAPSCATFLPYDSSLYCPLGKPDTS; this is encoded by the exons ATGTCTGCGGAAGCTGTGGAGAAACGTTCCTTCGGGATAGCAGCAGCTGAGGAGGAATCTGCGGCCCTGATAGAACAAGATGTAGCGCGCGGCCTGGAGAACTTTGCT TATACTCCTGATCACGTGGCTGGGCCTGGAGCAGACATCGACCCCACACAGATAACCTTTCCTGGGTGTGCTTGTATCAAAACTCCGTGTCACCCTGGCACTTGCTCCTGTCTCCGCCATGAGAACAACTATGATGACAATCTGTGCCTCAGAGACATAGGATTGGAAGCAAAGTACGCCAAACCAGTTTTCGAATGCAATGTCCTCTGCCATTGCGGTGAACACTGTAGAAACAGGGTGGTCCAGAATGGTCTGCAGTTCTGTCTCCAGGTGTTCCAAACGGATAAAAAGGGCTGGGGACTTCAGACCTTGGAACCTATACCCAAGGGAAGATTTGTCTGTGAGTATGCTGGGGAGATTTTAGGGTTCTCTGAAGTACAGAGAAGAATTCACCTACAAACAACACATGACCCAAATTACATCATCGCCATCAGGGAGCACATTTATAATGGACAGGTCATGGAAACTTTTGTTGACCCTACCTACATAGGAAATATTGGGAGATTCCTGAATCATTCTTGCGAACCAAACCTGTTGATGATTCCTGTCCGAATTGACTCAATGGTACCTAAGCTGGCACTTTTTGCAGCCAGAGATATTTTACCAGGAGAAGAACTCTCTTATGACTATTCAGGAAGATTCCTTAATCAAATAAGCAGTAAAGACAAAGAAAGGATAGATCATGAACAACTGAGAAAGCCACAACTAAGAAAGCCTTGTTACTGTGGTGCCCCATCATGTGCCACCTTCTTGCCCTATGACAGTTCACTATACTGCCCCTTAGGAAAACCAGACACCAGTTAG
- the LOC102920499 gene encoding histone-lysine N-methyltransferase SETMAR isoform X1, with protein sequence MLRATSLCASTVDYVVRRMEPGASCMLSCYFLKRLNNHLHFNVESLKSQKWVLGKTALTAFDGQGIFFESSFVSVGHLYTAKAYTPDHVAGPGADIDPTQITFPGCACIKTPCHPGTCSCLRHENNYDDNLCLRDIGLEAKYAKPVFECNVLCHCGEHCRNRVVQNGLQFCLQVFQTDKKGWGLQTLEPIPKGRFVCEYAGEILGFSEVQRRIHLQTTHDPNYIIAIREHIYNGQVMETFVDPTYIGNIGRFLNHSCEPNLLMIPVRIDSMVPKLALFAARDILPGEELSYDYSGRFLNQISSKDKERIDHEQLRKPQLRKPCYCGAPSCATFLPYDSSLYCPLGKPDTS encoded by the exons ATGCTGAGGGCAACAAGCCTGTGTGCCTCCACCGTGGATTATGTGGTGCGAAGGATGGAACCcggggcctcctgcatgctgagctg CTACTTCTTAAAGCGCCTCAATAACCACTTACATTTCAACGTTGAATCGTTAAAAAGCCAAAAGTGGGTTCTGGGTAAGACAGCACTCACGGCATTTGATGGACAGGGCATCTTCTTTGAGAGTTCCTTTGTCTCTGTGGGACATCTCTACACAGCTAAAGCG TATACTCCTGATCACGTGGCTGGGCCTGGAGCAGACATCGACCCCACACAGATAACCTTTCCTGGGTGTGCTTGTATCAAAACTCCGTGTCACCCTGGCACTTGCTCCTGTCTCCGCCATGAGAACAACTATGATGACAATCTGTGCCTCAGAGACATAGGATTGGAAGCAAAGTACGCCAAACCAGTTTTCGAATGCAATGTCCTCTGCCATTGCGGTGAACACTGTAGAAACAGGGTGGTCCAGAATGGTCTGCAGTTCTGTCTCCAGGTGTTCCAAACGGATAAAAAGGGCTGGGGACTTCAGACCTTGGAACCTATACCCAAGGGAAGATTTGTCTGTGAGTATGCTGGGGAGATTTTAGGGTTCTCTGAAGTACAGAGAAGAATTCACCTACAAACAACACATGACCCAAATTACATCATCGCCATCAGGGAGCACATTTATAATGGACAGGTCATGGAAACTTTTGTTGACCCTACCTACATAGGAAATATTGGGAGATTCCTGAATCATTCTTGCGAACCAAACCTGTTGATGATTCCTGTCCGAATTGACTCAATGGTACCTAAGCTGGCACTTTTTGCAGCCAGAGATATTTTACCAGGAGAAGAACTCTCTTATGACTATTCAGGAAGATTCCTTAATCAAATAAGCAGTAAAGACAAAGAAAGGATAGATCATGAACAACTGAGAAAGCCACAACTAAGAAAGCCTTGTTACTGTGGTGCCCCATCATGTGCCACCTTCTTGCCCTATGACAGTTCACTATACTGCCCCTTAGGAAAACCAGACACCAGTTAG